The DNA window ACGTTTTCTGCTCAcggaaaaaatagagaaaattgTATAGGAACGCAGATTGCAGGTTACTGAATTTTTAGGTGATCTGCTTTGTCAGGGACTTGTGTATCGATTCGATGCAGACGTTCGCTAATGTTTTCCGAGGAATCGTCAACGTTGTTAACAGTATTGGCTACGACGACGTCGAGGATTTTGCTTCCGCTTGCATTGTCGTTGCTTTATGCGCCGGAGGTATCAAGATGTTCATCAATCTTCTCAAAAGGGTACACATTAAGTGTCTCACTAATATTCGAATATTGTTTCGTCTTGACTAATACTTTCCTCCGTTGCtgtcattattataatataatgacCGTTTGCAAATATGGTACCCTACTTTTTAGAACGGTCAAACAAAGCGACGAGCCGATATTTTAAACTATTTACGCGTGTGTCTCGCAGGGAATATCGCTGCCGTATGACGTAAAAGACTACGGTGCAAAAACCAAGTAAACTACTTCATAGACTACTCTTGCGATTGATAACGATCACGATGCAAGGATACACGCATGGTCGCATGATGCATTATCTGGTTTTTGTTCCGATAGAACGTCCCGttaaatgtttctttaacACTAACGTTTAACGACTCTGTTAACTGCTTAtgatatatgtacataaaaaaaaagttacgtgATCGAATACATTATCATGACCCTCAGAAAGCTTAGAAACTAAAATCATTACTGTGATTATCGCATATTATAATTAGCACTCCTACTAacttaaactttaaaatttataacgtgacattttcacttttaaatgtaaaaatgacTTTTCGCATTTAACaagtgtaattaaattcaataccacgtaaatattttcaattttagaaCTCTCACGCAAAGCTGTTTAACATTTTTGGACAAGAACATagtgcaaataataatttggcGGAAAAAAGTCACAACGAGAATATATGTTTTCTTCACGAGAGAAAGACTGGCAGAAGGCCAAAGAGACGAACTAATAGGCGATATCGATCAGCATCGCGAAAGAAtaactaatataatataaagatttCCTACACGAAATATGAATATCTCTAGATATTTACATAAACGTTTATTATATGTAACAATGTGTAAGAtgtatatcaaattttatcataaaatagtGTATAATTTATCTCATACTATATACATAatgaaaatatacataaaaaatttgcaacattcttttatatatcGTTTTGCATTAAGATaacaaaattgtaaatttaaacaattagtTTTACGAATGctgtcaaatttttttatgtatatgaTCACCAATTTATAAAACAGAGACATTGGAACATTCgtatatagaaaaatataccGTTTTGTGCTTTTTAAATCTGAGAACGTGCATATATCTCTGCTTTCGCACATTAATGTAATTCAATTTCCTTAAACgtgtaaaataacatttataaattataaaatcttacACTAGTCATGGAAAACGTCgcagttataaataaaaaaattcgaccTGTAACGAGGCCCGGTAATACTTTCATTGTTCTATctttaacttaaaaatatatgaaacgGTATAAAGAGCAATATTCGTGAATTGAatcgttgaataattttagtCATTGATTATAGTAATGACTAAATTGTGTTCCGGCCAAGAAAACGTCTTTGGCAATTGgatctataataaaatatattaaaacatataaattattcggcAATATTCAGTAATAACAGTagcattaaaaatgttttaatcaACATCGTAAAACAACTGACTGTAATTAAATGTGTATAGTTGCGTATcatcgttttaataatttcaaagtaaTCTTGTACGTTATTACCTTATCTGGCGTGTTTAGAACTTGAAACTCTTCGGCCATTTTTACGGACAACTCTTCCGAGAGAAGCACCTGTAACCAGGGCCCTTGAATGACATATGGCCTTTCTTTGGACACAAAAGTGCCCGTAACCGATGGTGCGACTATCGTAACAGCTGAATGAGACAATATGGACTTGAATGTGAAATGCCTTCCGTGCATGACTCTGcctctgtaataaaaataatgtattattcaTTAGATGTCGTCGCTGAGAGCGTCAGCGCGTGAACTTTGTTTCTATTATAACTAACTTTATCGCCAATGGCAATAATGAGCCGGCTTCAAgattaaaagttaaatgtaATCCGGACAGGGCTCTAATACTATTTTCGTCAGAAACGTTGGCATCCTGCTGTTCACACGGCGACAATCTTTCCGTTTTCACGATCGGCTTCACATCCTCGTCATCGTCAGAATCATCCCTTTTTTCTCTGTATCTTTCGGCGCTCTTGTCGTTTGTTATTTGCACCCACCTGCGTCGAAATGcataagattatatttttacatttaatatttctgatTCTCTCGATCAATTATTATCACTTACCAACATTTGGCGGACACGCCACTTGTATTCGACCCGTCCCTTTCGATACCACACTGTATCTTCTCCGCTATGGTAGGATCATCTTCCATAGCGGAATGCATCCTTCTCATATCCGTAACCAACCATGGGCCACAGCCCCTGGCTGTTCTCAGCAAATTAACCACACCCAGGCCATTCCAGTGTTGAGCTGCCTGGAGTTCTTCAGAAGTGACACCGACAATTTGAACAAACGAAACCTGTTATCAATAacaaagaaatgtaaaaattatatattttttgactataaaaaacatgtatctatttcttcttattttttaatttataattaaatgtaataatcaaactacacattttatttataaagaaaactcgaacaatttaaaaataaaatcggcgTGTTTTACGAGGTTTTTGTACATACGTCGCCGTGGGGCGTCGAGATCGACGTTGGAAGCTGTGGATCCTGCCCCATTAAAATCTGAGTAATACATCCATTCCCACCGTCCAGTGGAGCGTGCCAGGAAACATGGTCGCCCGGCATTAGCGTATTCCCAGAATGGAAAACATATTTTGCTAATTGCTGCATGACGTTTGCCGGCCACGTGGGGGGCGTCGTTTCGCCTCTCTCACGAGCGAGACGGAAGGTCAACTCGAATCCGAATCCGCTGGGACGGCCTGGACCAGGTTTGGGATGCAGTCTGCCGTCGCCGTGCAAATCAGACAATCCCAAGCtacaatttaaacaaattagcTATAAAATCAACGTCACATTAAATATCTCTGTACGTTTTTGtaggaaataatttctaatataaaaaaaaaattaaattacgttaaattaaatagcattaaaaaaaatactgcagGCATGAGACTGCCAGTGATATTTCGCCAAAAAATGCATAGACTTTTCGTCAATAACGAAGTATAATTAGCCAGCCGGCGCACAGACGAAAAAGGGGAAATCCGGCGCTTCTATTTCCGACTCTTCCCGCTTTAAACGACTTTGTTCCTTGTGCACCCTACCCTTCTCTATATATAGAGAAGCGCGGAGCGGTATTAGGACAGCTGTCTGAAATTGAAGAAGTGAGGGTCGCcgacgcgaggaaaaaaaggaaaggagcCCGCACTCTTTGGCGGAAGATCATTCGTCATTCCGCACAGAGATTCCAATGAAAAACGTAATGAAATGGTAGCGCCAACATATCGCGCATCTGCTATATATCTCTTGTATGCATTCTGCTCAAACATAACGAACGTGTGCAAATCTGAACTCTCTCATACTTAATATAAGCTCTTCTTCAgcttacatttttatcacctatatttttcttttttctctcttctttcgtattttatttctgcattaatttgatttttattttttctgcaATCAGCGTACTTTAATTTCAATGCTCGAAAAAACAACGTTCTAGGGTGCTTGATAAAGACTAGCCGTTTAAATCTATGTGTGACGATATgataaatctataaaaataaattatgaattaattaattcattaagttgaatgattaaatttaaataaaatcggaGCAATAAATTCTTTGTTCCAAACCCCAAAGCTAtgagtataattaattacgataccTTTCACAAAGTTTATCCTCTACTTTGCGAGCCCTTACCTAATGTAGTGCCAGTGTGGAGGTACTCCGAGCTCAGGATATCCCGAATTGGCGTACATGCTGATGTAGTCAAGGGGATCGGGTCCTCCTAACCTAAAGGGAAAGACCTGAGTCAGCTGACGGAATATCCGGCATTGCTTACACATAAAAGGGGAGGCTAAATATAGTCGTCGTCTTTTTCCGAGAGGGAGGAACggaaaaatagtttttactGAATCTCTTAGGGATACGTGCTTCGTATAATAGATTCATGAGCTCGGTGCGTTcgctcaataaaaaaaacttgatgtAATTTACAGGGATCCTGTAGGCATTCCAATAAATGGAATATTCAGAAAACAATAACAGGAATAAGTAATGTATTAAGGTAATCTAGATACTTGAAACATGCAAATGCATGAGGTACTTAAGTGACGGGCCCGAGTCGAAGGTCCAAGCCACCTGTGATTCCCGATAAAACGTATGTTTTCCCTTCGATAAAAATCATCGTCAGGTACTCACCAGTATTTCACGACGGCGGTGACTGTCAGGGGGTTGCTCTGGTCCGGGTAGATCTGCTTGCAGAGGCTGTGCAGAGCGTCTAGGCCCGGAGCCCGTGGCAACGGCGGgggtggtggtggcggtggcAGCGGGATCTGGGCCGGCTGCCCTGGCAGAAAGCACCTCGAGAACTCCTCGCGCTCGCGCATATTTATGCCGCGCATAAAACTGCACACGGCGAATGTATGCACTCTTTGTTTATTGGCGACGATGAGGCGCGCGTGACGTGAACACCCCAAAACTCACCAGCAGCACTGACGCCACTGACAAACAAAAGCGCAATCGGCTCGCAGTCTTCGCAGACTGTATTTGGAGATGAAGACAGTGATGGCTCGTAGCGGATTTCTTCGGAACTACCAGAGTTCGTCAAAGACTCGCTAAAATCTCAGAGTAAGTGTCActtgttttttcttctttcttctttttttcttcttctttttatttcgtaattaattcgacTCTCCGTTGtcttcaaaataatataagcgCACGACTCGTGTCACCAGCTGCATCCGCATGCCGCCAAACTTTAGCTTCGATCAAATGCTGCCCTCTCTGAATAATCTGATTCAAGTGGAGTGAACTAGACGCCATTACCGGTCCTGGATAAACTGTAAACAAATAAATAGGATTagcaagaataataaaataaaaagattttattcaaaagAGCTATCTTTCGCGTTCACTTTACGTCGAAGTATGCCTGACTTTCTCTGAATGCATTTATTGCACGTTGAGAAGCTTCACTTTGCTCCAGTTATTCTCGGCGGTCCATTCAAGTTCCGTTGCTGATTCACGTCATCCCGGTTCCACGACCTCTTCTAGAAGTTCTCGAGATGCGCTGTCGAGGCTCTCGGTCGGCGCCATTGCTCATTCCCAGTTTGTGAATCTGAGTGAAACGTCAGGGTCGCCAGGTGGTGTCCCGAGAGAAACGAGTCCGTCTCGACAAGctggagaggagaggagagggtAAGAAGGGGACGGAAGGGAGCCGCGGAGGCAAACGTGGACGACGGCGATCGAGGAAGCTGTTTCCGCGTGCTCATTTGGAATACCTTATCCAGTGGCATTCGACGTCATTTGCATATGCCAGTTCGCAGCGGCTTCGGCGACCGGCAGCGTGAGCAGCGTATCTCTGCACGCAAGCGTGACACGGAATTTACAGCATGGCGGAGCGTAGGAAAAACAGAAAGCGCAAAGATGTAAGTTACGCATATGGGTGAGAACAGCTCGCAACGTGTCGCTGACGAGAATCGTCGCGCGACGCAAATATTCCGAGATACTTCCCTCCCGCGGCTCTTTCCTCCCAGAGGATCGTAATTTTAGCTGCACGTACCTGCCAAATTAATGTATTTCCTTTCGGTTTTCGGTACTTGGGCTTTCCCACAGACGAATTCTTGTTGATACtgtgcttttatttttaacaggaAGTAGCCAGTTTGGATACTAAGGTTGCTCAGGACAAACCGTCCAAAGAAGAATACGCGGTGGCCAAGTGGATTCGTAACAACGTGCCGTCAAAAAAAACCAAGTTTGATAGAACGCACAACGTCGAATACTTCACTGGGTCACGGGCAATCGATGCCCTGCTGGAAAATTCACCATGGAGCACCGTGTTCGAGAACCGCGAGCAGGTCGCGCAATTCTTGGACTTGATGCTCAGGCACAAGTTCTTTCACAGAGCCAAAAAGGTGGTGATTCCAGAGGAGGAGCTTAACAAAATGCGAGGCATCAAAAAGAAGCCCAAGGATGCTAAAGAGGATAAAAAAGTAACAGACAAAGAAGATGTTAAGGAGAACAAAGACGCGGTAATTGTAAAGGACGAAAAGGCTGAAGAAAAAGTCGACGAACGAAaggaacataaaaaaaaaccaaaagtACGTGCAGAAGCGTATTTATGCCTCTAAAATACTTCTCCTtttgtaccttttttttttaatctataaatatatgtacttACAGGTAAGACTAGAAATGCACATGGAACAGTATTTCGTCGATTGTAATGACGCATATGTGTGGATATACGAACCAATCCCTGTGTATTATTGGTTCTTTGGTACGCTTGTAGTCTTAGGTGCAATAGGAGTCTGTCTCTTCCCGCTATGGCCCTTGACTATTCGCCATGGAGTTTATTATCTAAGTGTCGCAGCTGCAGGATTTCTCGTATTTATATTAGCACTGGCTATTATTAGAATGATCGTATTCTGTCTTCTGTGGGTACCTACGTTGGGTAGATGTCATTTGTGGTTGCTACCTAATCTGACGGCAGACGTTGGTTTTTTCGCCTCCTTCTGGCCATTATATCAAgtcagtaatatttaattttttttttttttttttttttttttaaattataaaataaatgttatataaaaatatttttacagtatGAATATTATGGCCCTACGTCGGACGGCGACAAGAAActcaacaaaaagaaaaggaggaaagaaaaagattccGACTCTGAAGATGCATCATTAATTCAGtaagttttttatattaatataagtattttatgaaatgtacgattttaattctgtatatttttatatttgcagaGAAGATAAACCCGTAACGACAGAACCTGTAGCGACTAACGAGGAATTATCGTTGCCTagcgaggagaaaaaaatttcgtctGATTCGGCCGAAGGAGAGGACGGAAGTGAGGAAGGTTCAGAGAGCGAGAAATCTAATACGAGTCGAGATTACGTTATGGTTTAGAGTTGGATAGTAAATAGCTTTATACGTTTGCTGGGACAAACACGTGAAGttatattacaaaacaattatattaactaTCGCATTAATCATTGAAATCGTATATGCTTACGGTGCGTTATAATCTGCGCGTCAAGCTCGATGCACGAATCTAACAATCCGACCGTAGCAAATTCTCCACACTTGTATTGCATTTAAAGGTACGTTCATGTACGAGTGAAAAAATTGCTTGTGACTTTTGCATGGAGAGAAATTTCCGCAAATGACGCGAATGTAAAGtattgtcttaaaaaaaaatcgtgataTAAGGCATATTTTAATCTATACATACATAGATATCTACAAAATATATGTGTGTAATATGAAGAGATCGTGTTAGACGTATTTTCGTTATCAGTTTCCGTTAAATAAATCGTGGGTACTGTTCGAAGTCTTCAATCTCTCAATGCGATCAATGTCTACCGACAATGTAGTTAATTAACACGCACCGGAGCTCTCCGTTAGatgtaaattgaatttaaagagAACTAATTTAGCTGGAAGAGAAGGAATCTTTATACGGGTACAAAACGTTTTCTTCGTTGTTCGGCGATTTAACGCGAGTTCCTTTTTAGCAGAAATTAGGCTCGATTTTACattgaatatatatttcggGTTTAATgcagataatttatatttttatgcgaaatttctaacgataattattgttattattactattattattctattattaattttatgattcaTTACATCGGAATCTGTATAGGTCTTGTGAATCCGCTCGTGGAATTTAtctatatgaaaataaaagtaaaacgttatatatatctattttaagcGGTCATTGATTTACAGTTTACGACCTCCTGCATTAGATTAAGATCAATTGGCCTTGGATGTCATCTTGCGCAGCATTGCGTTGCACATAGCCGCATAAGGATTCAGGGCGACCAGCTGTGACTTAGCGAAGCTGGAGCCAGCCTCGGCCGCACGAGTGAAGTCTTTCCTGGCCCTGTCATCCTGTTCCATCCAACGGTAAAGGGCGCCGCGTTGACAAAGTGCCTGGATGCCCGTTCTTCCCTTCCCTCCACTCAATTCTACCGCTAGATGCAGATCCTTCAACGCGTCTGAATGATAATTTGCGTGATAAGTGAATTGCATATCTTACCTGTGAAATTTGCGTGGAAACTTTTTCGATGCTATAATGAAATACCTTCGTCTCGATTTGCCAGACGTAATGCTTGCGCTCTGTTATTTAGAATCGACGGCGATTGAGGTGCTCGCTTTAACGCCACGTGGAAAAGCTGAAGGGATTCATCGAAGTTCTTTTCCTCCGCGCAGGCTATTGCCTTCTTCACGATGTCCAGCACGTCCGGTTCTAAATAATCCTTCTCAGAAGCATTCGTCTTGTCTGAAATATGGAAAGAAAAGTACGTATTACACACAACTCTTACATATAGACACTTTATTCtataattgcatt is part of the Cardiocondyla obscurior isolate alpha-2009 linkage group LG14, Cobs3.1, whole genome shotgun sequence genome and encodes:
- the LOC139107864 gene encoding uncharacterized protein, with the translated sequence MTNQILSVSGQFANLLWRVVCWLFETIEQILTVILDCLARLIELILVIIKLIFQVICFVRDLCIDSMQTFANVFRGIVNVVNSIGYDDVEDFASACIVVALCAGGIKMFINLLKRNSHAKLFNIFGQEHSANNNLAEKSHNENICFLHERKTGRRPKRRTNRRYRSASRKNN
- the Su(fu) gene encoding suppressor of fused homolog — translated: MRGINMREREEFSRCFLPGQPAQIPLPPPPPPPPLPRAPGLDALHSLCKQIYPDQSNPLTVTAVVKYWLGGPDPLDYISMYANSGYPELGVPPHWHYISLGLSDLHGDGRLHPKPGPGRPSGFGFELTFRLARERGETTPPTWPANVMQQLAKYVFHSGNTLMPGDHVSWHAPLDGGNGCITQILMGQDPQLPTSISTPHGDVSFVQIVGVTSEELQAAQHWNGLGVVNLLRTARGCGPWLVTDMRRMHSAMEDDPTIAEKIQCGIERDGSNTSGVSAKCWWVQITNDKSAERYREKRDDSDDDEDVKPIVKTERLSPCEQQDANVSDENSIRALSGLHLTFNLEAGSLLPLAIKGRVMHGRHFTFKSILSHSAVTIVAPSVTGTFVSKERPYVIQGPWLQVLLSEELSVKMAEEFQVLNTPDKIQLPKTFSWPEHNLVITIIND
- the Trp1 gene encoding translocation protein SEC62 — translated: MAERRKNRKRKDEVASLDTKVAQDKPSKEEYAVAKWIRNNVPSKKTKFDRTHNVEYFTGSRAIDALLENSPWSTVFENREQVAQFLDLMLRHKFFHRAKKVVIPEEELNKMRGIKKKPKDAKEDKKVTDKEDVKENKDAVIVKDEKAEEKVDERKEHKKKPKVRLEMHMEQYFVDCNDAYVWIYEPIPVYYWFFGTLVVLGAIGVCLFPLWPLTIRHGVYYLSVAAAGFLVFILALAIIRMIVFCLLWVPTLGRCHLWLLPNLTADVGFFASFWPLYQYEYYGPTSDGDKKLNKKKRRKEKDSDSEDASLIQEDKPVTTEPVATNEELSLPSEEKKISSDSAEGEDGSEEGSESEKSNTSRDYVMV
- the LOC139108042 gene encoding tetratricopeptide repeat protein 36-like isoform X2, with product MENLSEGDKAVLETIFDPLQPFGPSGSLSFPVFQDVDKTNASEKDYLEPDVLDIVKKAIACAEEKNFDESLQLFHVALKRAPQSPSILNNRAQALRLANRDEDALKDLHLAVELSGGKGRTGIQALCQRGALYRWMEQDDRARKDFTRAAEAGSSFAKSQLVALNPYAAMCNAMLRKMTSKAN